The Oryzias latipes chromosome 8, ASM223467v1 genomic interval AAATGCAGGCATGTTAGCTTTTGTGCAGATTCCCATCTGTATAGATTTGTGGGGCATTTGCATGCAGTCACGCAGAGCCGAAGCTGTCTGGCTGAAGTTACCCATTTCAAGTGAGGTCCCGGTAAATCACCATGCACGACGCTTGCACAATAAACCAAGCTGtaaagctgtaaaataaaagcaaattttagccgctatgtttttctttaaggcCATAAAATGCTAGAAACATCCTCACCCACCGTGATGACAGAGATCTGCTGAATCGGCGTCTTCAGATGACAGGGAAGGTTTAATTTTTCCGCCGCTTAAACTGATTCTGATCTTTCATGGAGGAAcagaaaaagttcatttgtgcgcagaatccttttttaaaaaaaattacggGTTGATTATGCAGAGAGGCAGCTGCAGGCCTGTGTGGAGATCATCTGAGAGAAGGACCACGAGGAGCCTTCACCTTTGATCAAACTGGGCTTTAAAACCGATGATTAGGATATTCTCCTATTATTTGATGTGCTGACCTTCCAGCACGCATGTTTGTCCGTAAACATTCCTGTCGAATTCCACGATTTCTTGGAAAGTTCAGGTGCTGCATGGAACCCGTGGGAGCCGTGCTACCTTTACCATTTGCTACCTGCAGATGTTGTTCTCACCACTGTGGCGTGTTTCTGCCGTGTCTGCAGAGCTGATGGAAGTACATGGTAGTTTCTGTGGTTCGTGGGGGATCAGCGTAGGACTCTGCGGGCGGTTACATCACTTATTTGCGTGCAGTTTCGCCTCAGCGGTCGTGATGTGTGctgctatttttttaacctctgaTGTTGCAACCACAAACTTGTGCTTTGTTTCTGCTCATGACCCACATCTTTCTGGGACTTGATGGGTTGAACTGGTTTCTGTTGTTCCCAGAACCCAGTGCAGGAGTGGGGCGAGGAGACGGAGGACGGGGTCGTGTATGGGGTCACCCTGCGCCGGGAGCCCGTCTCCACCTCCCCAAACTCAGAGGAAACGGGTCCGTGCTCCGCGTTCATCCAGTACCGCACTTGTAAGGTGCGGCGCCTGAAAGCCGCCACGCTGGAGCGGCTCGTGAGCCACCTCCTAGACGGCAGCAGCCAGGAGCCTGACTTTGCCAAGATCTTCCTGTCCACCTACAGAACCTTCACCAGTACCACCAAGCTCATAGAGATGCTGTTCCAGAGGTAGGAAGCTGCCGGGTCCACTCTCGGAAATTTCCAGAAACCTGTCCGATTGGCTCGATTCTCAGAAGGTGACGTTTTGAACCGTCACGCCAGACTGTGGGAGGATCCCTGCACAGAACATGCCATCGCCACGGCATCATAGATGTAATGACACGGACTTAGCAGCTGAGGTTTTCAACAGCAGCAACTAtgctttagagcaggggtctcaaacttgcGGCCtccaccttaacccttgtgttatcctgtggggtccagatgaccccactcccaacgggaggcacgttaacgttgggagtggggtcatccgGACCCCACAAGCTAGCACAAggttaatatgaaagtttaatgttagtTAGTTCTCTAAAAGAACTTGTGATTGGTGTTtaaaagtcataagaaagaaaatccaaaaatggtcactgaattttgtttctcctttactgagCAAACGTAAAATTCAACTCAGATTTAAAATTGGGAGCACATACTTGTgcaaaaagctcttttttttaaaagtcttcttttgtgtttaatagttataatttAACAGTGTGTttactgaactgtgttaataaggatgCTTAAATCTGGAAAACAGTAGATGTAGaagactaaataaacagaaatgtatttctgaattatttactttttatttaggtatttagttttatttgattGAGAGTATTATAAgtacattttgtacagaaaacacTTAATAAATGGAGTATAGTAAATAATATCGTACATGTTCCATCCAAATTTACTACCAAAGAAGGAATGTTTGTCCATAAACATAAGCCTCCGCTAAGACCCCGCCTTCAGTGGCCCCAAAGTAaggtttgagacccctgcttaAGAGGCTTTAGTGTGGTTGGCGGGATTTCAGGTTAGCGTCTTACATTAGCGTCTTAGCGACGAATGATAATTATAAAACTGCTGACTTGGCAACAACACTTTACAGCTTTGACATtagtgaatctttttttttgcagagacagCGCTTGCTCAGACCTTGAGGCTGCTGATTACAGCAAAAGGTTGGTGGCTAACTGAACAGCTCAGGATGTAAAACCTAGCCAGACGACTTTTGGCTTCAAGTGTCACTGACGCGGTTAAAGTATAACGTCTATTCTGCCTCTGCAGCCCGCTGTTGACCCTTATCCAGACGTGGCTGGACGAGTACAGCGAGGACTTCAGGGACCCCCCGCTGCACCCGgctctccagctgctccttGACCACCTCAGGATCAGCTCTGCGGTGCATGACGGCATGCGGAGCCAGCCCAACTTCTGCTCGCTGGCTGGACAAGCCGACGATCTTCTCAAGCTCTTTCAGAAAAAAGGTAACTTCCTCAAGGAGCTTTTATTTCAGGGATGTCCAAACGTTTGACAAACggggccagatttggtgagagAGCCAACCTGGatttccattttctaaacctttaTAATAACATTAAACGCAAATTGactatttgattaaaaaaatgatcgcATTTCAtcatataaaacacaataaaacacatttaacacattttttactaaaattacggtgaattttatatttaaagtccaggaataaaatcaaaaagtttgtttggaaaatattgCATTTTATTTACTATTAAATGCTTTCCGTAAACGTCAACATTTAAATAATGTGAACATatacatttgaccaattggatggacgccttcacgttgttgaccaatcaaatgGCGCCCTTTtctgttagatgtttgccttcTATGCAGATGATGGTCAATTGGAGTATAATTTctaaactgttgcagtaaaatggaaatgatgtttttggttgttttgctatttgttcatgtactgCAAGTTATATCgccatcgcaatattgatcactaatatagTAAATCGCAAGTTTTcatcatatcgtgcagccctaacacAAATACAGTAGTATCTTCTTTAGAAGTACAACCCACTGTGGTTTCGATCAAAGAAACAAATTTATTCTTGTAGTTTGGCCCTTAAGGCTTTAAAGTTCAAGTAGCCACAGGTTTACAGCGCCTTATAACGTAATTTAGCCAACCACAGGAGCAGGCAGGCCGCTGGAAACTTGTCTGTGAGCCGCATttggccggactttggacatgtctgctttatttcttctgcttctaatttctctgtgaaaatgttcacgcGTTCCTGATGTGTtccaaaacagaagaagagtcgaatggcggctctgctgccgctGATGTCGAGCAGAACGAGGAAGGCTCTGGTGATGAAGACTCTGGCTGTGAAAGTCCTCCAGACCAAGGCGGCATCATGGATTTCAGTGCTTTATCCGTCGCCGAGCAGCTCACACGAATAGACTCGGTACTTCAGATGAGctcttttcatatttaaattccactttttgctgcagaaatgctgatttgtgtttggtttttgtttgtatgcAGGCTCTCTTCGTCAAAGTGGTGCTCTACCAGTGTTTGGGCTGTGTTTGGTCGCAGAGGGACAAgaaggagaacatgtctcctACCATTCGAGCCACCATCACGCAGTTCAACGCCGTCACCAACCAGGTTATGGCGTCCCTGCTCTGCCAGCCCTCGGACTCTGGCCGTGCTCCGCCCACCTCACCGGCGCAGAGAGCGCGCATCATAGAGAAGTGGATCAAGGTGGCGCAGGTTAGTCGTGAGATGGAAGACGCAACTTTACTTTGGACAGAATAAAAGAAGAccgcctttttgtttttgtttttttcagaattgtCGCCGGCTGAAGAACTTCTCCTCCGTCAAGGCAATCCTGTCTGCGCTGCAGTCCAATGCGGTTTACAGGCTGAGGAAGACCTGGACGGCGGTCAGCAGGTTCGCTCCTTCCTTTGTTTACGTGGTAGCTGTTCTCGAAGATGGTGGTTTAATGAGGGCACTTAACCACCGTTAAGCAGAATTCAGTAGCACTGATAGAGGGAGTCACAGGTCCCCCTCGTGACCCATATTCTAGTCCAGGTCACGGACTTTGGAGCCTAGCAGTTCAAGGATAAGTGTTGCATAAGGGTCTGTTGCTCGCCGTGAGACAACTTCCAAGCAGGCCAACGAGTGTTAATAGAAAGTCAATCTTTAACGTCACTGCTGTGTCAAACTGTTTAATGATTGAAATGACAGGTTGGAATGAAacaactgtgcttttttttgttttgcgtgCAGAGACAGCATGGCGGCGTTTGATAATCTCTGCGACACCTTCCCCGATGAGAACTGCGTTCTGACCAACAGAGAGCTCACGGCGGAGGTGAGTCCTCTGTTGACCGAGCCGATGGTCGGTGTGAACGGCGAAAGCTGAAAGCAACACATTTGTCCACAAGGATCAGCtggaacaacaaaaatacatctCTATTTCTGAAAGAGCCTCAGGTCTATAGCAATAGGTATAGATTTCACATCTCTGGCTGGTAGGCCGATGCAGACACACCTTCATTGTTGCCACGGAAACCCAAAGCATTCAGTGTAGAATGAGTACGCtaaaaggccacaccccttccactgaaagcaggcttgggagaatctgtcaatcaaacgcttcAAAAATTCGACCCAAAGCCACTTGCTTTTATTGAAgaatctgattggtccgtttataactTAATAACTTAACTACAGAATtatcaagaaaatgtaaaaaaaaaaaaaagtatcagagcaagaatggttcttctgaccaatagaatgactgagtaacagctggttattgttttttctatagaaatctatgggattttggctttttggagccagcaggggGGATagatcactcagtccagttttcatatacagtcaatggttgaaaGTGGTTTCATGAAAATCAGACAACTATTATTGCCCCCGCACTCTTTAGGAGGGTTGCTGTGGtaactgtttaaataaagttttaacccCGGAGAACCCAAGATCGATTTTCTTCTTGGCTTTTAAAGTTAAcctgttagtttgttttttgtttgttctttttgggTAGCTGCAATTAACAAAggccaataaaaaataaaaataaaattaaaaaaagagatattCCCACTGCAAAAAGCATCTTTAACTCTGGACGAAGACTCAACAGAACAAACAACAGAACAGCGCTCTTCACTGGCAGATCTCAGCCCATCTGGTAATCGATTTGTGgtcagaaaataaaagcttctctTACTAATTCAGACTTTTATTGTTGTAGGACAAAAATACATATGTAAAGTCAGTTAAGCATGCTATGGTCTTTGTGCATTTTTAGGTGTAAAAACAGACATTCaagcttttgttaaaaaaatgtttatgacaACTACAGAGTTTGTTTTCCAAGAAAACACTGAttattttaagactttttacATCATACTGGGGAAGAATATTAATAAAGGATCAGTTACAAATTCCTCTTATCCCACCAGCATCATTGTGTGGTTCAGTATTCAGCTATTCGAGTAAGAATTTCTTTAGTTTACGGTCAAAATTGTGCACTTTTCTGTAGTTTGCATGGTTTTCAGCATGTCGTTCATGTTTTTTGCCTACtagattatatttttttgttaatttgctGAAAACCAACTAAAACTAAAGGAAattctgcacatgctcagatttaaaagaaataaaagccaCCCagaattttttaacaaaaccccCAAATTTCTTAATAAAGCATTGTGAACCAGAAATGATTGTTGATATATTATCTCAGTCAACGTTAGGTTGAAATGCAGAGaatttattactgttttaaaatgtgaaatgattagaaacgtgtttaaaaatgcatttttaaaatggatttacgttattttacaaaaacctcaAATTCTTATAAATGCTTTTATCACAttaagaggaaaacactggTTTATTGAGATTAAGGCTTCAGTATTTGGGATTTATCTTTAATTTAAAGACACATAAATGTCAAAGGATCTAATTAAAATCAGATTCTCTGCTGACAGATTAGCCGTGTGGACAAATGTGGCATGTTGACTTTTTGGTGTAATGATTGCGGTGCACAGACTTCCGTTTTAATAAGTAATAAAagttttcataaatgtttaaCAGAAGGGGCTTGAAGTACTCGATGTTTCTCTTCAGGCGACGGCGTCACGAGTGTCTTTCTCTtgctgcacacacaaacaggcaTTCACTGCGTCACAAAAGCATCTCTTCATCGGCGAATAATTCCCTCTTTTCAAGCCCTGCCTTTTGTCCAAGAGTCCTTTCATCTTTGTAAACACTCGCATCAATAACAGCTCCAGAGAGGATTTGGGCTTTTTATGGATCAATGTCTCTTTATTCTGAGAGATGAAATAAGTTAAAGTTTGAACTTGAACTTATTGCttgtatttgacttttttttaaccgaCCATATCACtgactctttttattttattttattttttttacaggatgGAACTCAAGGGACGATGGAAAATGTGTCTCCAAAGATTTCTAAGAAGTGTCCGCTCCCCAGACAAATGGTAAGCTGGAGATTCTACCTAAAAatcccacttttttttaaaatgttctgttaATTTCAACCATTTCATGTTTTAGTCGCTTGGGGGGGACAAACAGATCTATGCaagttttagaagaatctgaaaaagtaaacttttggatttccttggcaactgagtttttttttaaacacgcccacattccttatatgttcaTATTGTATGTTATATCGTTTCATTCAGCTTCAGCCGGGGATTCAggcattcaattttcacaatattcagGTAAAACAAATTCAAGCAACACTGAGAACGCCACTTCTGGAAAGCTTGCCACGCAAAAAGCTTTTCCAAATctgcaacagttttttcaaggaGCTTCAGAAAAAGGAGTTAGGAGGCGATAGGTCGAAACCCCAGGGAGGGGTTTAAATTTGTTGGTGAActcaagttgttttttctttttttttgaaaattcaaggtGGCAACCTCTGcctaaggtcaaaggtcactgaAACTTTGGATGTGTTAGACTTATCCTTGTGTCAGTTAGTTGAAAACTTTTCCATACGTGTGCCGTAGgttcctgtggccatcccataataatgcAAAGCTTCCATCGGATATCCCCGACGCGTGTGTTTTGGTGTCGTTGGtggacttttaaaaatattgttttgagccttgaaagaaatgtatttgttttgatGGTTTcccctgctgtgatgtcatcactttgcagtccaggactgctgcaggacaCAATCCAATCACTTCTATTGGATTGTGTTGGAGAAGAAGTTGAGTTGTGAGTCCTTGTGATGTGATTCAGCTCAGTCGTCTCTGCTGGGTGGAGTTCCTGGCACGGCTGAAGCCTAAATCTAAGTTTAGCAGCGGTTTGTGCTCCACGGGTTTCAGATGACTCGAGGTCGACAGGATTACAGGACTGTCATAATAATACTTCGGCCTGGGGtcatttttttttgggtcataTTCGCATTCTTCTGCGCCGTAACGTGAACTGATCTGCGAT includes:
- the LOC101161408 gene encoding ral guanine nucleotide dissociation stimulator, producing the protein MGKWEITMNPVQEWGEETEDGVVYGVTLRREPVSTSPNSEETGPCSAFIQYRTCKVRRLKAATLERLVSHLLDGSSQEPDFAKIFLSTYRTFTSTTKLIEMLFQRDSACSDLEAADYSKSPLLTLIQTWLDEYSEDFRDPPLHPALQLLLDHLRISSAVHDGMRSQPNFCSLAGQADDLLKLFQKKEEESNGGSAAADVEQNEEGSGDEDSGCESPPDQGGIMDFSALSVAEQLTRIDSALFVKVVLYQCLGCVWSQRDKKENMSPTIRATITQFNAVTNQVMASLLCQPSDSGRAPPTSPAQRARIIEKWIKVAQNCRRLKNFSSVKAILSALQSNAVYRLRKTWTAVSRDSMAAFDNLCDTFPDENCVLTNRELTAEDGTQGTMENVSPKISKKCPLPRQMSTSGGVVPYLGTYLSVLTMLDTALPDTLEDGLINFEKRRREFDVLSQIRVLQACCAQYSLPSHPRIAAWLQGDHPLSDQESYELSRQLEPPVDSCSPTSWSQRSLTKKLSSLLTPSDGPKKVPADQISVSSSGSSGSEMEDFSSPSCSMRLQSFHSSCNNVSETLSSSSCSGSCSSAASASDSPTPSRSSSDISADLSSTVSPGGGAPPKPHLSAYHKRSVSMTSLPVYNRQGADSCIIRVSVDLGQDNGNMYKSILLTSQDKTAQVIQKALDKHHLEHMDGQNFSLTQVISQHKELVIPDKANVFYAMSTTANFDFVLRQQRKGQKKVLRATASLSRLVK